In Streptomyces capitiformicae, one genomic interval encodes:
- the yicI gene encoding alpha-xylosidase: MKFTDGYWLLREGVTAAYPAEVLDVTESDGVLEIHAPTRPVRSRGDLLKGPVVTINAHSPMPDVIGLTLTHLTGEQPRGPEFELTEDETTPQVSYDDEHATLTSGALSVRVARGGPWQVDFLAHGRTLTTSGAKNMGIMRDATGAHYLREQLNLGVGTSVYGLGERFGPLVKNGQVVDIWQADGGTCSEQAYKNVPFFLTDAGYGVFVDHPGKVSFEVASEVVSRVQFSAETQELTYYVIYGPTPKDILRKYTALTGRPALPPAWSFGLWLSTSFTTSYDEETVTSFIDGMRERALPLSVFHFDCFWMREYHWCDFQWDPRVFPDPEGMLARLKARGLRICVWLNPYIAQRSPLFAEGKAAGYLLKRPDGSVWQWDLWQPGMALVDFTNPAARAWYAAKLEALLAQGVDCFKADFGERVPTDVAWSDGSDPERMHNYYTYLYNRTVFDVLRKHRGEGEAVVFSRSATTGSQRFPVHWGGDCEATYESMAESLRGGLSLGLSGFGYWSHDIGGFEGTPTPALFKRWIAFGLLSSHSRLHGSSSYRVPWLFDDESVDVLRTFTRLKLSLMPYLYEAARTAHTEGVPMMRAMVLEFPDDPGCAHLERQYMLGPDLLVAPVFSDEGDVTYYVPEGTWTHFLTGAAVTGPRWIRERHDFLSVPLLVRPGAVIPVGATVDRPDYDHADDVTLHAYGLERGAQVTVPVGEATFTVVREGNVLRASCSDPRAPWGLSAEGREVRARAGTGFLTMDLDPDPDPDPSPAPETAGEARW, encoded by the coding sequence ATGAAGTTCACCGATGGTTACTGGCTGCTCCGTGAGGGCGTGACCGCGGCCTACCCGGCCGAGGTGCTGGACGTCACCGAGTCGGACGGCGTCCTGGAGATCCACGCGCCGACCAGACCCGTCCGCAGCCGCGGCGACCTGCTGAAGGGACCGGTCGTGACGATCAACGCGCACAGCCCGATGCCCGACGTGATCGGCCTCACCCTGACCCACCTCACGGGCGAGCAGCCCCGCGGCCCCGAGTTCGAACTCACCGAGGACGAGACCACCCCCCAGGTCTCGTACGACGACGAGCACGCGACCCTGACCTCGGGCGCGCTGTCGGTCCGGGTCGCGCGCGGCGGCCCCTGGCAGGTCGACTTCCTCGCCCACGGCCGCACCCTCACCACCAGCGGCGCCAAGAACATGGGCATCATGCGGGACGCGACGGGGGCGCACTACCTGCGCGAACAGCTGAACCTGGGGGTGGGCACGTCCGTCTACGGCCTCGGCGAACGCTTCGGCCCGCTGGTCAAGAACGGTCAGGTCGTCGACATCTGGCAGGCCGACGGCGGCACGTGCAGCGAGCAGGCGTACAAGAACGTGCCGTTCTTCCTGACGGACGCGGGCTACGGCGTCTTCGTCGACCATCCGGGCAAGGTGTCGTTCGAGGTGGCGTCGGAGGTGGTGTCGAGGGTCCAGTTCAGCGCGGAGACCCAGGAGTTGACGTACTACGTCATCTACGGCCCGACCCCGAAGGACATCCTCCGCAAGTACACGGCCCTCACCGGCCGTCCGGCGCTCCCACCCGCCTGGTCCTTCGGCCTCTGGCTCTCCACCTCCTTCACCACCTCCTACGACGAGGAGACGGTGACCTCCTTCATCGACGGCATGCGGGAGCGCGCGCTGCCCCTGTCCGTCTTCCACTTCGACTGCTTCTGGATGCGCGAGTACCACTGGTGCGACTTCCAGTGGGATCCACGCGTCTTCCCCGACCCGGAGGGCATGCTGGCGCGGCTGAAGGCACGCGGGCTGCGGATCTGCGTATGGCTCAACCCGTACATCGCCCAGCGCTCGCCGCTGTTCGCCGAGGGCAAGGCCGCCGGTTATCTGCTGAAGCGCCCGGACGGCAGCGTGTGGCAGTGGGACCTGTGGCAGCCGGGCATGGCCCTGGTCGACTTCACCAACCCGGCCGCCCGAGCCTGGTACGCGGCGAAGCTCGAAGCCCTCCTCGCCCAGGGCGTCGACTGCTTCAAGGCCGACTTCGGCGAGCGGGTGCCCACGGACGTGGCCTGGTCCGACGGATCGGACCCGGAGCGGATGCACAACTACTACACGTACCTCTACAACCGGACCGTCTTCGACGTCCTGCGCAAACACCGCGGCGAGGGCGAGGCCGTGGTCTTCTCCCGCTCGGCCACCACCGGCAGTCAGCGCTTCCCCGTGCACTGGGGCGGCGACTGCGAGGCCACATACGAGTCGATGGCCGAGTCCCTGCGCGGCGGCCTCTCGCTCGGCCTGTCCGGCTTCGGCTACTGGAGCCACGACATCGGCGGCTTCGAGGGCACCCCGACACCCGCGCTGTTCAAACGCTGGATCGCCTTCGGCCTGCTCTCCTCCCACAGCCGCCTGCACGGCTCGTCCTCCTACCGCGTCCCCTGGCTCTTCGACGACGAATCGGTCGACGTCCTGCGCACGTTCACCCGCCTGAAGCTCAGCCTCATGCCCTACCTCTACGAGGCCGCGCGCACCGCCCACACCGAGGGCGTGCCGATGATGCGGGCGATGGTCCTGGAGTTCCCCGACGACCCCGGCTGCGCCCATCTGGAACGCCAGTACATGCTCGGCCCGGACCTCCTCGTCGCCCCCGTCTTCAGCGACGAGGGCGACGTCACGTACTACGTCCCCGAGGGCACCTGGACCCACTTCCTGACCGGCGCGGCGGTCACCGGCCCCCGCTGGATCCGCGAGCGCCACGACTTCCTCAGCGTGCCGCTGCTGGTACGCCCGGGAGCGGTGATCCCCGTGGGCGCGACGGTGGACCGCCCCGACTACGACCACGCCGACGACGTCACCCTGCACGCCTACGGCCTGGAACGCGGCGCCCAGGTCACGGTCCCGGTGGGCGAGGCGACCTTCACCGTCGTACGGGAGGGAAACGTGCTGCGGGCCTCGTGCAGCGACCCGCGAGCACCGTGGGGCCTGTCGGCGGAGGGCCGCGAGGTCCGCGCCCGGGCCGGCACCGGCTTCCTGACCATGGACCTCGACCCGGACCCGGACCCGGACCCGTCCCCAGCCCCGGAAACGGCAGGTGAAGCCCGATGGTGA
- a CDS encoding LacI family DNA-binding transcriptional regulator — protein sequence MVKITDVARHAGVSPSTVSYTLSGKRPISAETRARVEASIRELGYRPHAGARALASNKSNVLAMVVPLRAGINVPVVMQFAVSVMTTAREYDHDVLVLTQEEGEKGLRRVADTALVDALIVMDVQLHDPRLPLLRALDRPSVLIGFPADPAGLTCIDLDFKAAGELCVEHLAGLGHRVIGLIGSPPEVYVRQTAFAQRVVQGFTAAAARHGMSSTVHPCEATPAAARTVAERLLREQPALTGVVIHNEAILEPLIDAFEHLGLRVPTDLSLTALCPDDQAETLPVPVTSIAIPSREVGEQAVQLLMSKLDNTPVPSATLLRPSLTARASTAPRAV from the coding sequence ATGGTGAAGATCACTGACGTGGCCCGGCACGCGGGCGTCTCCCCCAGCACCGTCTCCTACACCCTCAGCGGCAAACGCCCCATCTCGGCGGAGACCCGGGCCCGGGTCGAGGCGTCCATCCGCGAACTCGGCTACCGCCCCCACGCGGGCGCCCGCGCCCTCGCCAGCAACAAGTCGAACGTCCTCGCGATGGTGGTGCCGCTACGGGCCGGCATCAACGTCCCGGTGGTCATGCAGTTCGCGGTCTCGGTCATGACGACGGCCCGCGAGTACGACCACGACGTACTCGTCCTCACCCAGGAGGAGGGCGAGAAGGGCCTGCGGCGCGTGGCGGACACCGCCCTGGTGGACGCCCTGATCGTGATGGACGTCCAACTCCACGACCCCCGCCTGCCGTTGCTCCGCGCCCTGGACCGCCCCTCGGTGCTGATCGGCTTCCCCGCCGACCCCGCCGGCCTGACCTGCATCGACCTCGACTTCAAGGCGGCCGGCGAACTGTGCGTGGAGCACCTGGCCGGCCTCGGGCACCGCGTGATCGGCCTGATCGGCTCACCCCCGGAGGTCTACGTCCGCCAGACCGCCTTCGCGCAACGTGTGGTCCAGGGCTTCACCGCGGCCGCCGCCCGCCACGGCATGTCGTCCACCGTCCACCCCTGCGAGGCCACCCCGGCCGCCGCCCGCACGGTCGCCGAGCGCCTCCTGCGCGAACAGCCCGCCCTCACCGGCGTCGTCATCCACAACGAGGCCATCCTGGAACCCCTGATCGACGCCTTCGAACACCTCGGCCTACGCGTCCCCACCGACCTCTCCCTCACCGCCCTCTGCCCGGACGACCAAGCCGAGACCCTCCCGGTCCCGGTCACCTCGATAGCCATCCCCTCGAGGGAGGTGGGCGAGCAGGCGGTACAGCTCCTGATGTCCAAGCTGGACAACACCCCGGTCCCGAGCGCGACGTTACTGAGGCCCAGCCTGACGGCGAGGGCGAGCACGGCCCCGAGGGCCGTATAG
- the smpB gene encoding SsrA-binding protein SmpB, whose translation MYVPKESQPKQGGTAAKARDGEKGGKKKIVAQNKKARHDYAIIDTYEAGLVLTGTEVKSLREGRTSLTDGFVQIDRGEAWLHNAHIPEYHQGSWTNHSARRKRKLLLHREEIDKLEVKAQETGHTIVPLALYFKDGRAKAEIALARGKKEYDKRQTLREKQDRRESDRAIAAAKRRQRA comes from the coding sequence ATGTACGTACCGAAGGAGTCCCAGCCCAAGCAGGGCGGGACGGCCGCCAAGGCCAGGGACGGCGAGAAGGGCGGCAAGAAGAAGATCGTCGCCCAGAACAAGAAGGCCCGGCACGACTACGCGATCATCGACACCTACGAGGCCGGGCTCGTCCTCACCGGTACCGAGGTCAAGTCGCTGCGCGAGGGACGGACCTCGCTGACCGACGGCTTCGTCCAGATCGACCGGGGTGAGGCGTGGCTGCACAACGCCCACATCCCCGAGTACCACCAGGGCAGCTGGACCAACCACTCCGCGCGCCGCAAGCGCAAGCTGCTGCTGCACCGCGAGGAGATCGACAAGCTGGAGGTCAAGGCCCAGGAGACGGGCCACACGATCGTGCCCCTCGCCCTGTACTTCAAGGACGGCCGCGCCAAGGCCGAGATCGCCCTCGCCCGAGGCAAGAAGGAGTACGACAAGCGCCAGACCCTGCGGGAGAAGCAGGACCGGCGCGAGTCGGACCGCGCGATCGCGGCGGCCAAGCGCAGGCAGCGTGCGTAG
- a CDS encoding S41 family peptidase — MSGPDLFTRPSPATALSDALRATPSVSTRRIRRGAALALVFATVLAMGAATGSFDGPYGATTAAAGTAREVRADRRQDVADAAAQAMAEGKSPMEAAKRAVSRSGDRWGAVYSEGEYEEFQEALDGEYTGVGLWARLERDGRIEVTRVQEGSPADEAGIRTGDRLVSVDGEKVDGRPVTEVVSLLRGDARGDEAEAASAGTEVSLGLQRGTRMWRETLRRARLSTEDVTVSRLAHGVSVIKVDAFTKGSGDMVRAAVEQAAEASGFVLDLRGNSGGLVTEAVTTASAFLDGGLVATYDVDGEQRALHADAGGDTTRPLVALVDGGTMSAAELLTGALQDRGRAVVVGSRTFGKGSVQMPSRLPDGSVAELTVGHYSTPSGRGLDGRGITPDLEADEDAVQRAETVLSGLGEAE, encoded by the coding sequence ATGTCAGGCCCGGACCTCTTCACCCGCCCGTCGCCCGCCACCGCCCTGTCCGACGCGCTGCGCGCGACCCCTTCTGTTTCAACCCGCCGCATCCGCCGCGGGGCGGCGCTGGCGTTGGTCTTCGCGACCGTGCTCGCCATGGGTGCCGCGACCGGCTCCTTCGACGGCCCGTACGGGGCGACCACCGCCGCCGCGGGTACGGCACGCGAGGTACGCGCCGACCGGCGGCAGGACGTCGCCGACGCCGCCGCGCAGGCCATGGCCGAGGGCAAGTCCCCCATGGAGGCCGCCAAGCGCGCCGTCAGCCGCAGCGGCGACCGCTGGGGCGCGGTCTACTCCGAGGGCGAGTACGAGGAGTTCCAGGAGGCCCTCGACGGCGAGTACACCGGCGTCGGGCTGTGGGCCCGGCTGGAGCGCGACGGCCGTATCGAGGTGACCCGGGTCCAGGAGGGCTCGCCCGCCGACGAGGCCGGGATCCGCACCGGCGACCGGCTGGTCAGCGTCGACGGCGAGAAGGTCGACGGCCGTCCCGTCACCGAGGTCGTCTCCTTACTGCGCGGCGACGCGCGCGGCGACGAGGCCGAGGCCGCGAGCGCCGGCACGGAGGTGTCGCTGGGTCTGCAGCGCGGCACCCGGATGTGGCGGGAGACCCTGCGCAGGGCCCGTCTGTCCACCGAGGACGTGACCGTCAGCAGGCTCGCCCACGGGGTCAGCGTGATCAAGGTCGACGCGTTCACCAAGGGCTCCGGCGACATGGTGCGGGCCGCCGTCGAGCAGGCCGCCGAGGCCTCGGGCTTCGTCCTCGACCTGCGGGGCAACTCCGGCGGCCTGGTCACCGAGGCCGTCACCACCGCCTCCGCCTTCCTCGACGGCGGCCTCGTCGCCACGTACGACGTCGACGGCGAGCAGCGCGCCCTGCACGCCGACGCCGGCGGCGACACCACCAGACCCCTGGTCGCGCTCGTCGACGGCGGCACGATGAGCGCGGCCGAACTGCTCACCGGAGCCCTCCAGGACCGCGGCCGCGCGGTGGTCGTCGGCTCGCGCACCTTCGGCAAGGGCTCGGTCCAGATGCCGAGCCGCCTCCCCGACGGCTCCGTCGCCGAACTGACCGTCGGCCACTACAGCACCCCCTCCGGCCGCGGCCTCGACGGCCGTGGCATCACCCCCGACCTCGAAGCCGACGAGGACGCCGTGCAGCGCGCCGAGACCGTACTGAGCGGGCTCGGCGAGGCCGAGTAG